The Caulifigura coniformis genome includes a region encoding these proteins:
- a CDS encoding P-II family nitrogen regulator, with the protein MKKIEAVIRHFKLEEVKDALTAAGINGMTVSEVRGFGRQKGHKEQYRGAEYTVDFLPKVKLEVVVDDSELQSILDTIIKAARTGQIGDGKIFVSDLAQTIRIRTGETGAESL; encoded by the coding sequence ATGAAGAAAATTGAAGCCGTGATCCGGCATTTCAAGCTTGAGGAAGTGAAGGACGCGCTCACGGCCGCCGGCATCAACGGCATGACCGTCAGTGAAGTCCGCGGCTTCGGCCGCCAGAAGGGACACAAGGAGCAGTACCGCGGCGCCGAATACACGGTCGACTTCCTGCCCAAGGTGAAGCTGGAAGTGGTCGTCGACGACAGCGAACTGCAGTCGATCCTCGACACGATCATCAAGGCGGCCCGCACCGGGCAGATCGGCGACGGCAAGATCTTCGTCTCCGACCTGGCACAGACGATCCGCATCCGCACCGGCGAAACCGGGGCCGAGTCGCTGTAG
- a CDS encoding helix-turn-helix domain-containing protein → MKRVIAIVIPFQDDGQSEVAARRGDAGPVTLTADTAFPSLEKGETRIEVVVSDEQAGRILLTVLGDEAKSSNRDLGMQDSPSQLEAAIEQELRDAGPLAHNMLEQIVGRVERQLITDIYKKCDRVKSRAAARLGINRNTLLKKLRQFGEIDEVELERETDPEHPDR, encoded by the coding sequence ATGAAGCGAGTTATTGCCATCGTCATCCCGTTCCAGGACGACGGACAATCCGAGGTGGCCGCCCGTCGTGGAGACGCCGGCCCGGTGACTTTGACCGCGGACACCGCGTTCCCGTCACTGGAAAAAGGGGAGACGCGAATCGAAGTCGTTGTGTCTGATGAGCAGGCCGGACGAATCCTGCTGACCGTCCTCGGCGATGAGGCGAAATCCTCGAACCGGGACCTCGGGATGCAGGACTCCCCGTCGCAGCTCGAGGCGGCCATCGAACAGGAACTTCGCGACGCCGGACCGCTGGCCCACAATATGCTCGAGCAGATTGTCGGCCGCGTCGAACGTCAGCTCATCACCGACATCTACAAGAAATGCGACCGCGTCAAAAGCCGCGCCGCGGCCAGACTGGGAATTAATCGCAACACACTCCTCAAAAAGCTTCGCCAGTTTGGCGAAATCGATGAGGTCGAACTCGAGCGGGAAACGGATCCCGAACATCCAGACCGCTGA
- a CDS encoding LysR family transcriptional regulator has product MRSITKSDPFRLLRQVNLNHLLYFWAVGQTGSVTAAAARLGISQPGVTKQLRLLEHRLGARLFEREARGVRLTEHGLVAMRYAEEVIGVCTELVRNVPLQGAKTQRPITAGTADGVPKIVIRALLQPLMAGPDSPRVVCKEWRIDHLLSELSLHRLDLVISDSPLPESGQHSLSSFTAMSSPVDLYAAPRVARKFKKGFPGSLANAPMLMPAEGTSPRAALDRWFALHRTRPRIAAEAEDRSLLHHFAESELGIVPVASITAADVMRQFGLVRIGSLPNVREEYYLITVARQNEHPALSKLRKDLAESALRRRSRR; this is encoded by the coding sequence ATGCGATCCATAACCAAAAGTGATCCGTTCCGCCTTCTGCGGCAGGTGAACCTCAATCACCTGCTGTATTTCTGGGCGGTGGGGCAAACCGGCAGCGTCACGGCCGCAGCGGCGCGGCTGGGCATTTCTCAGCCAGGCGTCACCAAGCAGTTGAGGCTGCTTGAACACCGTCTTGGGGCGCGCCTGTTCGAACGGGAAGCGCGGGGTGTCCGGCTGACGGAGCACGGCCTGGTCGCGATGCGGTACGCGGAGGAGGTGATCGGCGTCTGCACGGAACTTGTTCGCAATGTCCCATTGCAGGGTGCAAAGACGCAGCGGCCGATCACCGCGGGGACCGCAGACGGAGTGCCGAAGATCGTGATCCGGGCGCTGCTCCAGCCGTTGATGGCCGGGCCGGACTCACCGCGGGTGGTGTGCAAGGAGTGGCGAATTGACCACCTGCTGAGCGAGTTGTCGCTGCACCGCCTGGACTTGGTGATCAGCGATTCGCCGCTGCCCGAGTCGGGTCAACACTCGCTCAGCAGCTTCACGGCGATGTCTTCTCCGGTGGATCTCTACGCGGCGCCGCGGGTGGCGCGGAAGTTCAAGAAGGGCTTTCCGGGTTCGCTGGCCAACGCGCCGATGCTGATGCCGGCCGAAGGGACGTCGCCGAGGGCCGCGCTGGACCGCTGGTTTGCCCTGCACCGGACGCGTCCACGAATTGCTGCCGAGGCCGAGGATCGTTCGCTCCTGCATCATTTTGCGGAGTCGGAACTGGGAATCGTGCCGGTCGCGTCCATCACCGCCGCGGACGTCATGCGGCAATTCGGCCTGGTTCGAATCGGGAGTCTGCCGAACGTCCGTGAGGAGTACTACCTCATTACGGTCGCCCGGCAGAACGAGCATCCCGCCCTGTCGAAGCTGCGAAAGGATCTGGCCGAGTCCGCGCTTCGGCGACGTTCCCGGCGTTGA
- a CDS encoding ammonium transporter, translating into MKRWVLMGLCLAAIGSVAIGHTSTAWAQDAAAAAAPAAETPAPTFDIPDNETLAYSVDNLLLFLCAVLVIFMQAGFALVESGLNSAKNTVNILFKNTIDFCVGVLLYFFIGYALMYPGGDYAGKYFGYAQPNFAAEVTAEDIHGGFASGALRKLHPQADFLFQAAFCATTATIVSGAVAGRMKFIGYLIYTCIITALVYPISGMWKWGGGWLAEAGFHDFAGSILVHAVGGFAGLAGAMVLGPRLGRYNAEGKSVPWPGHNLAYACLGVFILMIGWYGFNPGSVLAFSGAANTGLVMTVAVNTTLGACAGGLSGMLLSWVMFKKPDLTLALNGILAGLVGVTANADVITNQEALIIGAVAGVLCLLAVVALDKFKIDDPVGAFPVHGVCGVWGGIATGIFGEGKDLMVQIKGTLACTVWAFVTMMIVFLFLKAIGLLRVPPEEEIEGLDMVEHGQMAYGLDPK; encoded by the coding sequence ATGAAGCGTTGGGTTCTCATGGGGCTTTGCTTGGCGGCGATCGGGTCTGTCGCCATCGGACATACTTCGACCGCCTGGGCACAGGATGCCGCCGCCGCGGCAGCGCCTGCCGCAGAGACGCCGGCCCCGACCTTCGACATCCCCGATAACGAAACGCTGGCCTATTCGGTCGACAACCTCCTGCTGTTCCTCTGCGCGGTCCTCGTCATCTTCATGCAGGCCGGCTTCGCCCTCGTGGAATCCGGACTCAACTCCGCCAAGAACACCGTCAACATCCTCTTCAAGAACACGATCGATTTCTGCGTCGGCGTGCTTCTCTACTTCTTCATCGGCTATGCCCTCATGTATCCCGGCGGCGACTACGCCGGGAAGTACTTCGGCTATGCACAGCCCAACTTCGCCGCGGAAGTGACTGCCGAAGATATTCACGGCGGCTTCGCCAGCGGCGCCCTGCGCAAGCTGCATCCCCAGGCCGACTTCCTGTTCCAGGCCGCGTTCTGCGCCACCACCGCCACCATCGTCTCCGGCGCTGTCGCCGGACGCATGAAGTTCATCGGCTACCTGATCTACACCTGCATCATCACTGCGCTCGTTTACCCCATCAGCGGCATGTGGAAATGGGGCGGCGGATGGCTCGCCGAAGCCGGCTTCCACGACTTCGCCGGATCGATCCTCGTCCACGCAGTCGGTGGATTTGCCGGTCTTGCAGGCGCCATGGTCCTCGGCCCCAGGCTCGGCCGTTACAACGCCGAAGGCAAGTCGGTCCCCTGGCCCGGCCATAACCTCGCCTACGCCTGCCTCGGTGTGTTCATCCTCATGATCGGCTGGTACGGGTTCAACCCGGGGAGCGTCCTCGCCTTCTCGGGAGCGGCCAACACCGGACTCGTCATGACGGTCGCGGTGAACACCACCCTCGGCGCCTGCGCCGGTGGCCTCTCTGGAATGCTTCTCAGCTGGGTCATGTTCAAGAAGCCTGATCTCACACTCGCACTCAACGGAATCCTCGCCGGACTCGTCGGCGTGACCGCCAACGCCGATGTGATCACCAACCAGGAAGCACTGATCATCGGCGCCGTCGCCGGCGTCCTTTGCCTCCTCGCAGTCGTCGCTCTCGACAAGTTCAAGATCGACGACCCGGTCGGCGCCTTCCCGGTGCACGGCGTCTGCGGTGTCTGGGGCGGAATCGCCACCGGCATCTTTGGTGAAGGCAAGGACCTGATGGTCCAGATCAAGGGAACGCTGGCCTGCACAGTCTGGGCCTTCGTCACCATGATGATCGTCTTCTTGTTCCTGAAGGCCATTGGACTTCTCCGCGTCCCGCCGGAAGAAGAAATCGAAGGCCTCGATATGGTCGAACACGGCCAGATGGCTTACGGCCTCGATCCGAAGTAA